Proteins from a single region of Nitrospira sp.:
- a CDS encoding ABC transporter permease has protein sequence MAYHRIAALVIRHLYLYRRSLPRVMEIIYWPFLDLVVWGFITVYLATFQGQMPAVVTFLLGALILWDVLFRSQQGITISFLEEIWARNLMNLFASPLTPSEFLAATMVMSLFKVTAVSIVMSLCAWMFYGYNVFIIGLWLIPFIMNLVLTGWIIGVFTTSLIMRFGQEAEVLAWSMVFLFQPISCVFYPMDVLPAWLRGVAWINPAAHVFEGMRSLLATQVSPLSSLGLASGFNLLYLGAVILWFHHTFGVCKERGSLVRVGE, from the coding sequence ATGGCGTATCATCGCATTGCCGCCTTGGTGATTCGGCATCTCTATCTGTATCGGCGCAGTCTGCCCCGGGTGATGGAGATTATTTACTGGCCGTTTCTGGATTTGGTGGTCTGGGGATTTATCACGGTCTATCTGGCGACCTTTCAGGGGCAAATGCCGGCCGTGGTGACGTTTTTGCTCGGGGCGCTCATACTGTGGGACGTGTTGTTTCGTTCGCAACAGGGTATTACCATTTCGTTTCTCGAGGAAATCTGGGCCCGCAACTTGATGAATCTGTTCGCCAGCCCGTTGACGCCGAGCGAATTCTTGGCCGCGACCATGGTGATGAGTCTCTTTAAGGTCACCGCAGTGTCGATCGTCATGTCACTCTGCGCCTGGATGTTTTACGGGTACAACGTCTTCATTATCGGGCTCTGGTTGATCCCGTTCATCATGAATCTCGTGTTGACCGGCTGGATCATCGGCGTATTCACCACCTCCTTGATCATGCGATTCGGGCAGGAGGCGGAGGTGTTGGCCTGGAGCATGGTCTTTTTGTTTCAACCGATTTCCTGCGTGTTTTATCCGATGGACGTCTTGCCGGCATGGTTACGAGGCGTGGCGTGGATCAATCCGGCCGCCCATGTCTTTGAGGGGATGCGCAGCCTGCTGGCCACGCAGGTGTCGCCGCTGAGCAGTCTTGGTCTCGCAAGCGGGTTCAATCTGTTGTATCTGGGCGCCGTCATTCTCTGGTTTCATCATACTTTCGGTGTCTGCAAGGAACGAGGTTCGTTGGTGCGTGTGGGGGAATAA